The following are from one region of the Mesorhizobium sp. B4-1-4 genome:
- a CDS encoding ABC transporter permease, translating to MERRWTLYDPRLAWMLVAPVLLLLIFFLVLPIAVMAAFTFFTFVTAGVETSALTTANWHEFLTDSYYSGFLLKTLRVGAITALLCGVLGYFPAYFIWATTFKHKWLLLLLLIVPFWISFTIRTFSWINILGEQGVINVALLKLGIINEPLPMLYNEGAVILGMLHFLLPYMILNVYVSLEGIDRTLISAARSMGCTSAQAFREVTMPLSLPGLAAGLLLCFVLAAGSYVTPQLLGSGRDALFGNLIYDTIMGELNWPMGATLSIVLFVVLGFFAAVYTRYMGMSQIVKGLGG from the coding sequence ATGGAACGACGATGGACATTGTATGATCCGCGGCTGGCGTGGATGCTGGTCGCGCCGGTGCTCCTGCTGCTGATCTTCTTCCTGGTGCTGCCGATCGCCGTGATGGCGGCCTTCACCTTCTTCACCTTCGTCACCGCCGGCGTGGAAACCAGCGCGTTGACGACCGCGAACTGGCACGAATTCCTGACCGACAGCTATTATTCGGGCTTCCTTCTGAAGACGCTGCGGGTCGGCGCGATCACCGCGCTGCTCTGCGGGGTGCTGGGCTATTTTCCCGCCTATTTCATCTGGGCGACGACCTTCAAGCACAAATGGCTGCTGCTTCTCCTGCTCATCGTGCCGTTCTGGATCAGCTTCACCATCCGCACCTTTTCCTGGATCAACATCCTGGGCGAACAGGGCGTCATCAACGTCGCGCTGCTGAAGCTCGGCATCATCAACGAGCCGCTGCCGATGCTCTACAATGAGGGCGCGGTCATCCTGGGCATGCTGCACTTCCTGCTGCCCTACATGATCCTCAACGTCTATGTCAGCCTCGAAGGCATCGACCGCACGCTGATTTCGGCGGCCCGCTCGATGGGCTGCACCAGCGCACAGGCGTTCCGCGAGGTCACCATGCCGCTGTCGCTGCCCGGCCTGGCGGCAGGCCTGCTGCTCTGCTTCGTGCTTGCCGCCGGCAGCTATGTGACGCCGCAATTGCTGGGCTCCGGCCGCGACGCTCTGTTCGGCAATTTGATCTACGACACCATCATGGGCGAGCTGAACTGGCCGATGGGCGCCACGCTTTCGATCGTGCTGTTCGTCGTGCTCGGCTTCTTCGCCGCCGTCTACACCCGCTACATGGGCATGTCGCAGATCGTCAAAGGGCTTGGCGGATGA
- a CDS encoding ABC transporter substrate-binding protein, with amino-acid sequence MKLTNSKRLERLQDRYMNGGLSRRTFLTLTAAAAASAGLDMPWMRQALAAVEQVRFDGWGGTVQDAIDKYAFQPYTAKTKIKVVQGTFGDEDEIITKIKTAKPGDYQVIHSSGVNYYIKYVNGGLTSEINEANIPNMVNVLQPMIEPFRKLTPKLSAVPYDYGTTGIAYNTKVISPEEAKEKGAALLLDKKYAGKVGGYDDMTTRVWYAALATGQDPNAIKDMDAIWAKVRETRDLAKKFWSSGAELMDLLSKGEIVVTDAWSGRVAALQDQGHPIGYLDPAGSYAWMEDMLILKGSPMAECEELINFMLDPATSIAVAEGQSYPPSLDPTKVKLTQKIEKLPAFDKTGTMKTLTFADPVYWATNEDAWTKQWNRISKGA; translated from the coding sequence ATGAAACTCACCAACAGCAAGCGGCTGGAACGGCTGCAAGACCGATACATGAATGGCGGCCTCAGCCGCCGCACCTTCCTGACGCTGACGGCTGCCGCGGCCGCCTCGGCCGGCCTCGACATGCCGTGGATGCGGCAGGCGCTCGCGGCCGTCGAACAGGTCCGTTTCGACGGCTGGGGCGGCACGGTGCAGGACGCGATCGACAAATATGCCTTCCAGCCCTACACGGCCAAGACCAAGATCAAGGTGGTCCAGGGCACGTTCGGCGACGAGGACGAGATCATCACCAAGATCAAGACCGCCAAGCCCGGCGACTACCAGGTCATCCATTCCTCCGGCGTCAACTACTACATCAAATACGTCAACGGCGGCCTGACCTCGGAGATCAACGAGGCCAACATTCCCAACATGGTGAATGTGCTGCAGCCAATGATCGAGCCGTTCCGCAAGCTGACGCCGAAGCTGTCGGCCGTGCCCTACGACTACGGCACGACGGGCATCGCCTACAACACCAAGGTGATCTCGCCGGAGGAAGCCAAGGAAAAGGGCGCGGCACTGCTGCTCGACAAGAAGTACGCCGGCAAGGTCGGCGGCTATGACGACATGACCACGCGCGTCTGGTACGCCGCGCTCGCCACCGGACAGGACCCCAACGCCATCAAGGACATGGACGCGATCTGGGCCAAGGTGCGCGAGACGCGCGACCTCGCCAAGAAGTTCTGGAGCTCCGGCGCCGAGCTGATGGACCTGCTCTCCAAGGGCGAGATCGTGGTGACCGATGCCTGGTCGGGCCGCGTCGCCGCCTTGCAGGACCAGGGCCATCCGATCGGCTATCTTGACCCGGCGGGTTCCTATGCCTGGATGGAAGACATGCTGATCCTGAAGGGCTCGCCGATGGCCGAGTGCGAGGAACTGATCAACTTCATGCTCGACCCGGCGACTTCGATCGCGGTGGCGGAAGGCCAGAGCTATCCGCCGTCGCTCGACCCGACAAAGGTCAAGCTGACCCAGAAGATCGAGAAGCTGCCTGCCTTCGACAAGACCGGCACGATGAAGACGCTGACCTTCGCCGATCCGGTCTACTGGGCGACCAACGAGGACGCCTGGACCAAGCAGTGGAACAGGATCTCCAAAGGTGCCTGA
- a CDS encoding ABC transporter ATP-binding protein translates to MPDSQNLTEAPRPEAAGVAKAGAARPAPVGAEADSPAVEFRNIDIAYGKFVAVRDFSLSIRKGSFVTLLGPSGCGKTTILRSIAGLVDISGGQIMIDGRRVDDVPIYKRNIGLVFQSYALFPHKTVFDNVAFGLKYRNVPKPEIKRRVGKALEMVRLPGSEKKLPSQLSGGQQQRIALARAIVFEPQVLLLDEPLSALDANMREEMRVEIKKIQKETGITAIFVTHDQEEALSMSDRIVVMNAGSAEQVGTPEEVYEAPATAFVADFLGKANMLAGTVSGSGQGTATVVLATGQTINVGCPRPLAQGSKVTVVVRPQKLSVGAAASANRLSGRVVAASYLGGSAIYEVDIGGKSSIRANAPISGRVLREGEAIDLGFDPEGCVLLDGDGRRIS, encoded by the coding sequence GTGCCTGACAGCCAGAACCTGACCGAAGCACCCCGGCCGGAAGCGGCCGGGGTTGCCAAAGCCGGCGCGGCGAGACCCGCCCCGGTCGGCGCCGAGGCGGACAGCCCGGCGGTCGAATTCCGCAACATCGACATCGCCTATGGCAAGTTCGTCGCCGTGCGCGATTTCTCGCTGTCGATCCGCAAGGGCAGCTTCGTCACCCTGCTCGGGCCTTCGGGCTGCGGCAAGACGACGATCCTGCGCTCCATCGCCGGCCTGGTCGACATTTCGGGCGGCCAGATCATGATCGATGGGCGGCGCGTCGACGACGTGCCGATCTACAAGCGCAACATCGGGCTTGTCTTCCAGAGCTACGCGCTGTTCCCGCACAAGACCGTATTCGACAATGTCGCCTTCGGCCTGAAGTACCGCAACGTGCCGAAGCCCGAAATCAAGCGCAGGGTCGGCAAGGCGCTCGAGATGGTGCGGCTGCCGGGCAGCGAGAAGAAGCTGCCCTCGCAACTGTCGGGCGGGCAACAGCAGCGCATTGCGCTCGCCCGCGCCATCGTCTTCGAGCCGCAGGTGCTTTTGCTGGACGAGCCGCTGTCGGCGCTCGACGCCAACATGCGCGAGGAGATGCGCGTCGAGATCAAGAAGATCCAGAAGGAAACCGGCATCACCGCCATCTTCGTCACCCACGACCAGGAAGAGGCGCTCTCCATGTCGGATCGCATCGTGGTGATGAATGCGGGCTCGGCCGAGCAGGTCGGCACGCCAGAGGAGGTCTACGAGGCGCCGGCCACCGCATTCGTCGCCGACTTCCTCGGCAAGGCCAACATGCTCGCCGGCACGGTGAGCGGATCCGGCCAGGGAACAGCGACTGTGGTGCTTGCCACTGGCCAGACGATCAACGTGGGCTGCCCAAGGCCGCTTGCCCAAGGCAGCAAGGTCACGGTGGTGGTGCGGCCGCAGAAACTGTCGGTCGGCGCGGCGGCGAGTGCCAACCGGCTGTCCGGCCGCGTCGTCGCCGCCTCCTACCTGGGCGGCAGCGCCATCTACGAGGTCGATATCGGCGGCAAGAGCAGCATCCGCGCCAATGCGCCGATCAGTGGCCGCGTGCTTCGCGAGGGCGAGGCAATCGACCTCGGCTTCGATCCCGAAGGCTGCGTCCTGCTCGACGGGGACGGCCGGCGGATTTCGTGA
- a CDS encoding winged helix-turn-helix domain-containing protein: MPYLFEDFALDGDRRELRKGNELVPVEPQVFDLLQYLIRNRERVVSKDDLVDAVWQGRIVSDATLASRVNAARGALQDNGEQQRLVRTILRRGFRFVGTVREEAAAEAAAPVEKPKPDLGIPARPSIAVLPFVNMSGDADQDYFADGMVEDIITGLSRIRWLFVIARNSSFTYKGRAVDVKQVGRELGVRYVLEGSVRKVGSRVRITGQLIDAEDGSHLWAERYDRELTDVFALQDEITVSVVAAIEPNLRRAEIERVKRQRPDSLDAYDLFLRALPDVYTFMPQGAAKGLPLLDQALAIEPNYALAHGFAAWAHQTLFIRGGMLAQHREKASRHAHAAIEHGSGDAMALALAGFTIGLVEHDRGLADEAFAQALSLSASCAFVYAFGCVPVAYGGDAARAIDWCELAMRLSPLDAMSCVPQGIIGFGNFLSGRHEQAIAAGRRAVELNPGFSILHGWLAAPLAKLGRIEEARASAARLMSLEPHFTIGRWSAAVGIAPGIIDDVTDALHVAGLPA; the protein is encoded by the coding sequence TTGCCGTATCTTTTCGAGGATTTCGCTCTGGACGGTGACCGACGTGAACTGCGTAAGGGAAACGAGCTGGTCCCGGTCGAACCGCAGGTGTTCGACCTCTTGCAATATCTGATCCGCAATCGCGAGCGGGTGGTCAGCAAGGACGATCTGGTCGATGCGGTCTGGCAGGGGCGCATCGTCTCCGACGCCACGCTGGCCAGCCGCGTCAATGCCGCCCGCGGCGCCCTTCAGGACAATGGCGAGCAGCAGCGCCTCGTCCGCACCATCCTGCGCCGGGGCTTTCGTTTCGTCGGCACCGTGCGCGAGGAAGCCGCGGCCGAGGCGGCGGCGCCGGTGGAGAAACCGAAGCCCGACCTCGGCATACCCGCCCGCCCCTCCATCGCCGTGCTGCCTTTCGTGAACATGAGCGGCGATGCCGATCAGGACTATTTTGCCGACGGCATGGTCGAGGACATCATCACCGGCCTGTCGCGCATCCGCTGGCTGTTCGTCATCGCGCGGAATTCGAGCTTCACCTACAAGGGCCGTGCCGTCGACGTGAAGCAGGTCGGGCGCGAACTCGGCGTGCGCTATGTGCTGGAAGGCTCGGTGCGCAAGGTCGGCAGCCGCGTGCGCATCACCGGCCAGCTGATCGACGCCGAGGATGGCAGCCATCTGTGGGCCGAACGCTACGACCGCGAACTGACCGACGTGTTCGCGCTGCAGGACGAGATCACCGTCAGCGTGGTCGCGGCCATAGAGCCCAATCTGCGCCGGGCCGAGATCGAGCGCGTCAAGCGCCAGCGCCCCGACAGTCTCGACGCCTACGACCTTTTTCTGCGCGCCCTGCCCGACGTCTACACCTTCATGCCGCAGGGCGCGGCCAAGGGCCTGCCGCTGCTCGACCAGGCGCTGGCCATCGAGCCGAATTACGCGCTTGCCCATGGCTTTGCCGCCTGGGCGCATCAAACCCTTTTCATACGCGGCGGCATGCTGGCACAGCACCGCGAGAAGGCGTCCCGCCACGCCCACGCCGCGATCGAGCATGGCTCGGGCGACGCCATGGCACTGGCCCTGGCCGGCTTCACCATCGGCCTGGTGGAACATGACCGCGGGCTGGCCGACGAGGCGTTCGCGCAGGCCCTGTCGCTCAGCGCCTCCTGCGCCTTCGTCTATGCCTTCGGCTGCGTGCCGGTGGCATATGGCGGCGACGCGGCCCGCGCCATCGACTGGTGCGAGCTGGCGATGCGGCTCTCCCCGCTCGACGCCATGAGCTGCGTGCCGCAAGGCATTATCGGCTTCGGCAATTTTCTGTCCGGCCGGCACGAACAGGCGATCGCGGCAGGCCGCAGGGCGGTCGAGCTCAACCCAGGTTTCAGCATCCTGCACGGCTGGCTGGCCGCCCCCCTCGCCAAGCTCGGCCGGATCGAGGAGGCAAGGGCGTCGGCCGCACGGCTGATGTCGCTCGAACCGCATTTCACCATTGGCCGCTGGTCCGCCGCCGTCGGAATCGCCCCTGGCATAATCGACGACGTCACCGACGCCCTGCACGTGGCCGGCCTGCCGGCGTAG
- a CDS encoding alpha/beta fold hydrolase has protein sequence MSNTAANSVVLVHGGFVDGSGWEGVYNQLKKDGYDVTIVQNPTTSLADDVAFTKRAIAAAPGNVILVGHSYGGVVVSEAGTDPKVSAVVYIAAFAADAGESVATLIANPPPGAAVPPILPPVDGFLMLDKAKFAASFAADVRPSLASFMADSQVPWAVAALEGKVTKPAWRVKPSWYLVATDDHMIPPPAQRQMANRAGATTVEVPGSHAVYVSDPASVAKLIEQAAAGVGKN, from the coding sequence ATGTCCAACACCGCAGCAAATTCCGTCGTCCTCGTCCATGGCGGCTTCGTCGATGGCTCCGGCTGGGAAGGGGTCTATAACCAGCTCAAGAAGGACGGCTACGACGTCACCATCGTGCAGAACCCGACCACCTCGCTCGCCGACGACGTCGCTTTCACCAAGCGCGCCATCGCCGCCGCTCCCGGCAACGTCATCCTGGTCGGCCACTCCTATGGCGGCGTCGTGGTGTCGGAGGCCGGCACCGATCCCAAGGTTTCAGCCGTCGTCTACATCGCGGCCTTCGCGGCGGATGCCGGCGAGTCGGTCGCGACCCTGATCGCCAACCCACCTCCAGGCGCAGCCGTGCCACCGATCCTGCCGCCCGTCGACGGCTTCCTGATGCTCGACAAGGCCAAGTTCGCCGCCTCGTTCGCCGCCGACGTGCGTCCCTCGCTCGCCTCCTTCATGGCGGACTCGCAAGTGCCGTGGGCCGTGGCCGCACTCGAAGGCAAGGTCACCAAGCCGGCCTGGAGGGTGAAGCCGAGCTGGTATCTCGTCGCCACCGACGACCATATGATCCCGCCGCCGGCACAGCGCCAGATGGCAAATAGGGCTGGCGCGACAACGGTCGAAGTGCCCGGCAGCCACGCGGTCTACGTCTCCGATCCCGCATCTGTCGCCAAGCTCATCGAGCAGGCCGCCGCCGGCGTCGGCAAGAACTGA
- a CDS encoding ABC transporter permease, whose translation MRGTRRKQEGRWAWRLTGFVTVCVYIFMFAPIVATVVLSFNASMFGGFPMTGFSLQWYAKLMTNEAVLAAFRTSLWIALVTAAVTTAIGVVTAFALVRFEFPGKQALSTLVILPALVPETILGVGLLVLIKAIDQPRTMLLLVLGHILLAVPYVVLITQARMVGIRRVYEEAALSLGASRLSSFREITLPLLIPAVVGGALLAFTISFDNTSASLFWRPAGVETMPTQILSMLKISISPEINALGTVMILVTVGIPLLGGLILQSLTRLKRRGEPKEEMK comes from the coding sequence ATGAGAGGGACACGGCGCAAGCAGGAAGGCAGATGGGCCTGGCGGCTGACCGGCTTCGTGACGGTCTGCGTCTACATCTTCATGTTCGCGCCGATCGTGGCGACGGTGGTCCTGTCGTTCAACGCCTCGATGTTCGGCGGCTTCCCGATGACCGGGTTTTCCCTGCAATGGTACGCCAAGCTGATGACCAATGAGGCCGTGCTGGCCGCCTTCCGCACCTCGCTGTGGATCGCGCTGGTCACCGCCGCCGTCACCACCGCGATAGGCGTCGTCACCGCGTTCGCGCTGGTGCGCTTCGAATTCCCCGGCAAGCAGGCGCTGAGCACGCTGGTGATCCTGCCGGCGCTGGTGCCGGAGACCATCCTCGGCGTCGGCCTGCTGGTGCTGATCAAGGCCATCGACCAGCCAAGGACCATGCTTCTGCTGGTCCTCGGCCATATCCTGCTCGCCGTGCCCTATGTGGTGCTGATTACCCAGGCGCGCATGGTCGGCATAAGGCGCGTCTATGAGGAGGCCGCACTCTCGCTCGGCGCCTCACGGCTTTCGTCCTTCCGCGAGATCACGCTGCCGCTGCTCATTCCGGCCGTGGTGGGGGGCGCCCTGCTCGCCTTCACCATCTCCTTCGACAACACCTCGGCCAGCCTGTTCTGGCGGCCGGCGGGCGTCGAGACCATGCCCACCCAGATTCTATCGATGCTCAAGATCTCGATCAGCCCGGAGATCAACGCGCTCGGCACCGTGATGATCCTGGTGACCGTCGGCATCCCGCTGCTCGGCGGCCTGATCCTGCAGAGCCTGACAAGATTGAAAAGACGTGGCGAACCAAAGGAGGAGATGAAATGA